From Microcystis aeruginosa NIES-2549, a single genomic window includes:
- the rpmC gene encoding 50S ribosomal protein L29: MALPKIAEVRKMSDEEIADAILNAKKKLFELRLQQATRRLEKTHEFKHTRHRLGQLLTVERERQLAQSTPEA; the protein is encoded by the coding sequence ATGGCTCTACCAAAAATCGCCGAAGTCAGGAAGATGAGCGATGAGGAAATCGCCGATGCTATCCTCAATGCCAAAAAGAAACTGTTTGAATTGCGTTTGCAGCAGGCCACCCGCCGCTTGGAAAAAACCCACGAATTTAAACACACCCGCCACCGTCTCGGCCAATTATTGACCGTAGAACGGGAGCGCCAACTAGCCCAGTCCACCCCGGAGGCATAA
- the rplP gene encoding 50S ribosomal protein L16 has product MLSPKRTKFRKQQRGRMRGLATGGNTINFGDFALQATEPCWITSRQIEAARRAMTRYIRRGGKIWIRVFPDKPVTQRAAETRMGSGKGSPEFWVAVVKPGFIMFEIAGVAEPVAREAMRLAAQKLPIKTKFITREEDFV; this is encoded by the coding sequence ATGTTAAGTCCCAAAAGAACAAAATTCCGCAAACAACAGCGCGGACGGATGCGCGGGCTGGCCACTGGCGGAAATACGATTAATTTCGGCGATTTCGCCCTGCAAGCCACCGAACCCTGTTGGATTACTTCCCGTCAAATCGAAGCCGCCAGACGGGCAATGACTCGTTATATCCGTCGGGGTGGCAAAATCTGGATTCGCGTTTTTCCCGATAAACCCGTCACCCAAAGGGCTGCAGAAACTCGGATGGGTTCAGGGAAAGGTTCCCCCGAATTCTGGGTAGCCGTGGTTAAACCGGGGTTCATTATGTTTGAAATTGCCGGGGTAGCCGAACCGGTAGCCCGGGAAGCAATGCGCCTAGCGGCTCAAAAATTACCAATTAAGACCAAATTTATCACTCGCGAGGAGGATTTTGTCTAA
- the rpsC gene encoding 30S ribosomal protein S3 codes for MGQKIHPLGFRLGVIKDHKSCWYADAKRYPELVQEDRRIREYVEKNLANAGIADIRIERKADQVDISIHTARPGVVVGRGGTGIEQLRLGLQKALGGQRQIRINVIEVARVDADANLIAEYIAQQLERRVSFRRVVRQAIQRAQRAEVKGIKIQVSGRLNGAEIARTEWVREGRVPLHTLRADIDYSYKTASTIYGILGVKVWIFKGEIIPGQEEIAAAVPAQAPRRQQRRRQQFEDRSSEG; via the coding sequence ATGGGACAAAAAATCCATCCCCTCGGTTTTCGTCTCGGCGTTATCAAAGATCATAAATCTTGCTGGTATGCCGACGCGAAACGTTACCCCGAATTAGTGCAAGAAGATCGCCGCATTCGTGAATACGTCGAAAAAAACCTCGCTAATGCCGGTATCGCCGATATTCGCATCGAACGCAAGGCCGATCAAGTAGATATTTCCATCCACACCGCTCGCCCCGGGGTCGTCGTCGGTCGTGGTGGCACGGGAATCGAACAGCTGCGCCTAGGTTTACAAAAAGCCCTCGGTGGCCAGCGTCAAATTCGCATTAACGTCATCGAAGTGGCTCGCGTTGATGCCGATGCCAACCTGATCGCCGAATACATCGCCCAACAACTAGAAAGACGGGTTTCCTTCCGTCGTGTGGTCCGCCAGGCCATCCAACGGGCGCAAAGGGCCGAAGTCAAAGGGATCAAAATTCAAGTTAGCGGCCGTCTCAACGGGGCAGAAATCGCTCGGACTGAATGGGTGCGGGAAGGACGAGTTCCCCTGCATACCCTGCGGGCCGATATCGATTACTCCTACAAAACCGCCAGCACCATCTACGGGATTCTAGGCGTGAAAGTTTGGATCTTTAAGGGCGAAATTATCCCCGGCCAAGAAGAAATTGCCGCCGCCGTTCCCGCTCAAGCACCGCGCCGTCAACAGCGTCGCCGTCAACAGTTTGAAGATCGCTCCAGCGAAGGCTGA
- the rplV gene encoding 50S ribosomal protein L22 translates to MTIDTSNEVKAIARYIRMSPLKVRRVLDQIRGRSYREALIILEFMPYRACDPILKVLRSAVANAENNEGLDPATLVVSQAFADGGPTLKRFRPRAQGRAYQIRKPTCHITVAVAPSNKD, encoded by the coding sequence ATGACCATCGATACCTCTAACGAAGTCAAAGCGATCGCCCGCTATATTCGGATGTCACCCCTGAAAGTCAGACGGGTACTCGATCAGATCCGCGGTCGCTCCTATCGGGAAGCCCTAATTATTCTCGAATTCATGCCCTACCGGGCCTGTGACCCGATCCTGAAGGTCCTGCGTTCCGCCGTTGCCAACGCCGAAAATAACGAAGGACTCGATCCCGCCACTTTGGTGGTTAGCCAAGCCTTTGCCGATGGCGGACCGACCCTAAAACGTTTTCGACCCCGGGCCCAAGGCCGCGCCTACCAAATTCGCAAACCCACCTGTCATATCACCGTCGCCGTCGCTCCTAGCAACAAAGACTAA
- the rpsS gene encoding 30S ribosomal protein S19 yields MGRSLKKGPFVAGHLMEKIEKLNAQGSKQVIKTWSRASTIIPDMVGHTIAVHNGKQHVPVYVSEQMVGHKLGEFAPTRTFRGHAKSDKKAGRK; encoded by the coding sequence ATGGGTCGTTCACTGAAAAAGGGGCCATTTGTCGCTGGCCACCTGATGGAAAAAATCGAAAAACTCAACGCCCAGGGCAGTAAACAAGTGATTAAAACTTGGTCCCGGGCCTCGACAATCATTCCCGATATGGTCGGTCACACGATCGCCGTTCACAACGGCAAACAGCACGTTCCCGTCTACGTTTCCGAGCAGATGGTCGGTCATAAACTCGGTGAATTCGCTCCCACCCGCACCTTCCGCGGCCACGCCAAGAGCGATAAAAAAGCAGGACGGAAATAG
- the rplB gene encoding 50S ribosomal protein L2: MGIRSFRPLTPGTRQAAISDFKEITKTEPEKSLTYHKHSQQGRNNRGVVTSRHRGGGHKRLYRMIDFRRDKRDIPATVAAIEYDPNRNARIALLFYKDGEKRYIIAPAGLGVGDTVIAGENAPFEVGNALPLSRIPLGTEVHNIELVPGRGGQMVRAAGGFAQVVAKEGDYVTIRLPSKEVRMIRRECYATIGKVGNAEARNISLGKAGRTRHRGQRPHVRGSVMNPVDHPHGGGEGRAPIGRSGPMTPWGKPALGRKTRNKKKRSSDLIVRRRNQG, from the coding sequence ATGGGTATTCGTTCTTTTAGACCTTTAACCCCCGGGACAAGGCAGGCGGCCATCTCCGACTTTAAAGAGATCACCAAAACCGAACCGGAAAAGTCCCTAACTTACCACAAACACAGTCAACAGGGGCGTAATAATCGCGGTGTCGTCACCAGTCGTCACCGGGGCGGCGGCCATAAGCGCCTCTACCGGATGATCGATTTTCGTCGCGATAAACGGGATATTCCCGCCACAGTAGCGGCGATCGAGTACGATCCTAACCGTAACGCCCGCATTGCCCTGCTTTTCTACAAAGACGGGGAAAAACGCTACATCATCGCCCCCGCCGGTTTAGGCGTTGGTGATACCGTCATCGCCGGAGAAAACGCTCCTTTCGAGGTGGGTAATGCCCTCCCTTTAAGTCGCATCCCCCTAGGGACAGAAGTTCATAACATCGAACTCGTCCCCGGTCGCGGTGGTCAAATGGTGCGGGCCGCTGGTGGTTTCGCCCAAGTGGTAGCCAAAGAAGGCGATTATGTTACCATCCGCCTCCCCTCCAAAGAAGTCCGCATGATCCGGCGTGAATGCTACGCCACCATCGGAAAAGTCGGTAACGCCGAAGCGAGAAACATCAGTCTCGGTAAAGCCGGCCGTACCCGTCACCGCGGTCAACGGCCTCATGTTCGGGGTAGCGTCATGAACCCAGTGGATCACCCGCATGGAGGTGGAGAGGGTCGCGCTCCCATCGGACGTTCCGGCCCGATGACTCCCTGGGGTAAACCCGCCCTCGGTCGCAAAACTCGCAACAAGAAAAAACGCAGTAGCGATCTGATCGTGCGCCGTCGTAACCAGGGTTAG
- a CDS encoding 50S ribosomal protein L23, translated as MVLKTEARQLADLILKPIVTEKATLLLEQNKYVFDVALKATKPEIQAAIELLFDVKVTKVNTSRPSRQKKRVGRFLGYKPQYKRAIVTLAAGDSIALYPDV; from the coding sequence ATGGTGCTTAAAACTGAAGCCAGGCAACTCGCCGATCTGATCCTAAAGCCGATCGTGACCGAGAAAGCCACCCTGCTCCTAGAACAAAATAAATACGTCTTCGATGTCGCCTTGAAAGCGACCAAGCCGGAAATTCAAGCGGCGATCGAACTGCTGTTTGACGTGAAAGTAACGAAAGTGAACACCAGCCGCCCCTCTCGTCAGAAAAAACGCGTCGGCCGTTTCCTCGGTTACAAACCCCAATACAAACGCGCGATCGTCACCCTGGCAGCAGGCGACTCGATCGCTCTCTATCCCGACGTATAA
- the rplD gene encoding 50S ribosomal protein L4: MVNYTVKNWQGEEAGTGTLELKTAKPETAKHLIHRVVISHLAAARQGNASTKTRSEVRGGGRKPWRQKGTGRARAGSIRSPLWRGGGVIFGPKPRDFEVKVNRKEKRLALRTALIGQADNFIVVESFAEQFSQPKTKELTAALARWGASPEEKILLILTEIPENVYLSGRNICNLKIIRADSLNVYDVILADRVIATAAALAKIEEVYGA; this comes from the coding sequence ATGGTTAACTACACAGTCAAAAATTGGCAAGGGGAAGAAGCGGGAACAGGCACACTGGAACTGAAAACCGCTAAACCCGAAACCGCCAAACACCTAATTCACCGCGTCGTCATCAGCCATCTAGCGGCGGCCCGTCAAGGTAACGCCTCCACCAAAACCCGCTCGGAAGTGCGCGGCGGTGGTCGCAAACCCTGGCGGCAAAAAGGCACCGGTCGGGCCCGGGCTGGTTCGATCCGTTCTCCCCTCTGGCGTGGTGGCGGTGTCATCTTCGGACCAAAACCCAGAGATTTTGAAGTTAAGGTCAACCGCAAGGAGAAAAGATTAGCCCTGAGAACCGCTTTGATCGGCCAGGCCGATAACTTTATTGTGGTGGAAAGCTTCGCCGAACAATTCTCCCAACCCAAAACCAAAGAACTCACCGCTGCCTTAGCTCGCTGGGGAGCCAGTCCAGAGGAAAAAATTCTGCTGATTCTGACGGAAATTCCCGAAAATGTCTATTTATCGGGACGTAATATCTGCAATCTCAAAATTATTCGCGCCGATAGTCTCAACGTCTATGATGTCATCCTAGCCGATCGAGTTATCGCCACCGCCGCAGCCCTAGCCAAAATTGAGGAGGTCTATGGTGCTTAA
- the rplC gene encoding 50S ribosomal protein L3, producing the protein MSIGILGTKLGMTQIFDNKTGVAIPVTVVQAGPCPVTQVKTKKTDGYESIQVGYKTVKEKALNKPLLGHLAKAGVSPLRHLIEYRLEDASAYTLGQEITAAIFQEGDLVDVAGTTIGRGFSGYQKRHNFKRGNMTHGSKNHRLPGSTGAGTTPGRVFPGKRMAGQYGSTQVTIRKLSVVKIDSERNLILIKGAVPGKPGTLLNITPAKKFGK; encoded by the coding sequence GTGTCTATCGGTATCCTCGGTACAAAACTGGGCATGACCCAAATCTTCGACAACAAAACGGGAGTCGCCATTCCCGTCACCGTCGTTCAGGCCGGTCCCTGTCCCGTCACCCAAGTCAAAACTAAAAAAACCGACGGTTATGAATCCATCCAAGTGGGATACAAAACCGTCAAAGAAAAAGCCCTCAATAAACCGCTGCTCGGTCATTTAGCCAAAGCTGGAGTCTCCCCCCTGCGGCATTTAATCGAATACCGCCTTGAGGACGCATCCGCTTACACTTTAGGCCAAGAAATTACCGCCGCCATCTTCCAGGAAGGCGATTTGGTCGATGTGGCTGGAACCACCATCGGACGAGGTTTCTCCGGCTATCAAAAACGTCATAACTTCAAACGCGGTAACATGACCCACGGTTCCAAAAACCACCGTCTCCCCGGTTCCACCGGTGCCGGTACTACCCCTGGCCGGGTTTTCCCGGGTAAGAGAATGGCTGGACAATACGGATCCACCCAAGTGACCATCCGCAAATTGTCCGTGGTCAAAATCGATAGCGAACGCAACCTGATCCTGATCAAAGGAGCCGTCCCGGGTAAACCAGGAACCCTGTTAAACATCACCCCCGCCAAGAAGTTTGGTAAATAG
- a CDS encoding P-II family nitrogen regulator — protein MKKVEAIIRPFKLEEVKIALVNAGIVGMTVSEVRGFGRQKGQSERYRGSEYTVEFLQKLKIEIVVEDKQVDMVVDKLISAARTGEIGDGKIFISPVEQIVRIRTGEKDLEAI, from the coding sequence TTGAAGAAAGTAGAAGCGATTATCCGACCCTTTAAACTGGAAGAGGTGAAAATCGCCCTAGTTAACGCGGGCATTGTCGGCATGACTGTCTCCGAAGTTAGAGGTTTCGGTCGTCAGAAAGGTCAATCGGAACGTTATCGCGGTTCCGAGTATACCGTCGAATTTCTCCAAAAACTCAAGATCGAGATCGTCGTCGAAGATAAGCAAGTCGATATGGTCGTCGATAAGCTGATTTCGGCAGCCCGTACCGGTGAAATCGGAGACGGTAAAATCTTCATCTCCCCCGTGGAACAGATCGTCCGCATCCGTACCGGAGAAAAAGATCTCGAAGCGATTTAA
- a CDS encoding DUF4079 domain-containing protein, with the protein MNQSLSDALEPIAAAFRSLGTPEPIVHWGHPVMMGIVVLVMGSYTAYAGWQSRLSQDGEVVDKNRADHRKLAPWLFLFIALGYTGGILSLVMQKHPILESSHFWTGSIAIGLLAFNGLLSLTGFAGGKKELFRTIHAYIGSIALILLLVHGVFGLQLGLSL; encoded by the coding sequence ATGAATCAAAGTTTAAGTGATGCGCTAGAGCCGATCGCCGCTGCCTTTCGCAGTCTCGGAACTCCCGAACCAATCGTTCATTGGGGACATCCAGTCATGATGGGGATCGTGGTTTTAGTTATGGGTAGTTATACTGCCTATGCCGGTTGGCAAAGCCGTTTAAGCCAAGATGGGGAAGTAGTGGACAAAAATCGGGCTGATCACCGCAAACTCGCCCCTTGGCTGTTTTTATTTATCGCTCTCGGTTACACCGGCGGTATTTTATCCCTAGTCATGCAGAAACATCCGATCCTCGAAAGCAGCCATTTCTGGACAGGATCGATCGCGATTGGTTTATTAGCTTTCAATGGATTATTGTCCCTCACGGGCTTCGCTGGCGGTAAAAAAGAACTTTTCCGGACTATTCACGCCTATATCGGCAGTATTGCCCTGATTTTACTGCTAGTTCACGGTGTTTTCGGTCTTCAGTTAGGATTATCTCTCTAG
- a CDS encoding phosphoribosyltransferase has protein sequence MTYLLKDRRSAGRLLASYLTEYTNSARALVLALPRGGVPIAFEIAQRLHLPLDLCLVRKLGVPGQKELAFGAIGQNGVRVINEGIVEDLHLSQAMMERVAKEEKIELERRNRLYRGERPFPGLTGKTIILVDDGIATGATIKAAILTLKARNPAAIIIAVPIAPVEVCDQLEKLVDRVICLHKPYELRSISLWYEDFSQTSDEEVQTLLASVDSSLIPV, from the coding sequence ATGACTTATCTGCTCAAAGATCGACGATCGGCTGGGAGACTATTAGCTAGTTACTTGACAGAATATACCAATAGTGCTAGGGCGCTAGTGTTGGCTTTGCCCCGGGGCGGGGTTCCGATCGCCTTTGAAATTGCCCAAAGGTTACATTTACCCCTAGATCTGTGTTTAGTGCGAAAATTAGGTGTACCTGGGCAAAAAGAGTTAGCTTTTGGCGCGATCGGTCAGAATGGTGTGCGGGTAATCAATGAAGGTATCGTTGAAGACTTGCACCTATCGCAGGCGATGATGGAACGGGTAGCAAAGGAAGAAAAGATCGAATTAGAGCGACGCAATCGCTTGTATCGAGGGGAGCGGCCCTTTCCTGGCTTGACGGGAAAAACGATTATTCTAGTAGATGATGGTATCGCTACGGGAGCAACGATTAAAGCGGCGATTCTGACCCTTAAAGCTAGAAATCCCGCTGCTATTATTATTGCTGTTCCTATTGCCCCAGTGGAAGTCTGTGATCAATTAGAAAAATTAGTCGATCGAGTAATTTGCCTACATAAACCCTACGAATTGAGATCGATTTCTCTGTGGTACGAGGACTTTTCCCAAACCAGTGATGAGGAAGTGCAAACACTTTTGGCCAGCGTCGATAGTTCTTTGATTCCAGTTTAG
- a CDS encoding YkvA family protein: MKPIVESFYNWYSSKITHPQYRWIIILGTMVYLFSPLDISPDVFPIIGWIDDGIVLTLLTTELSRLVLDYRNRRPGKVNNQTEVSSPTNTVDTDAVEL, encoded by the coding sequence ATGAAACCGATTGTTGAATCTTTTTACAACTGGTACAGCAGCAAAATCACTCACCCCCAATATCGTTGGATTATCATTCTGGGAACTATGGTTTATCTTTTTAGTCCCCTCGATATTTCTCCCGACGTTTTCCCGATTATTGGTTGGATTGATGATGGTATTGTCCTCACCCTTTTAACCACGGAATTATCACGATTAGTTCTTGATTATCGCAATCGCCGTCCCGGGAAAGTAAATAATCAAACCGAAGTTTCTTCCCCAACCAATACCGTTGATACCGATGCTGTGGAATTATGA
- a CDS encoding NADAR family protein, which produces MGSLFNFYLPYKDESGNNLSAFDQALAIIAEAQKLISIGSPGVAITYSANYAQTVTIHQTYESGHWNTNTSGANQAAVMQAMESLMGGKYSTLQRRLQIAPITTMTYSDYGGRTHQQVVESDLEYIKFLLDQGWDVLGWQNQSSIPGYAIGGGIATLPREINTLIQTTLAKYAIDYTSDALSEPIKFYHLNKPYGFFSNFAPYPIHLKDRIWPTSEHYFQAQKFVNTPHEEEIRQAKTAREAAEMGRDRRRPLRRDWEIIKDDVMREALYAKFTQHPDLTEKILSTGDLTLIEHTKNDRYWGDGGDGTGLNMLGQLLMETRERIRYNFSSGQ; this is translated from the coding sequence ATGGGAAGTTTATTCAATTTTTACTTGCCTTACAAAGACGAAAGCGGAAACAATCTTTCCGCATTTGATCAAGCTCTCGCTATTATTGCTGAAGCACAAAAGCTGATCAGTATAGGATCCCCTGGTGTTGCTATCACCTACTCGGCTAACTATGCTCAAACTGTCACAATTCACCAGACCTATGAATCCGGTCATTGGAATACTAATACATCAGGAGCCAATCAAGCAGCGGTCATGCAAGCGATGGAGTCTCTGATGGGAGGTAAATACTCCACATTACAAAGGCGTTTGCAAATTGCTCCCATTACTACAATGACTTACAGTGATTATGGCGGACGTACTCACCAACAAGTTGTTGAATCTGACTTGGAATATATAAAGTTTCTGCTTGATCAGGGATGGGATGTTTTAGGATGGCAAAATCAAAGCTCAATACCAGGTTATGCAATTGGCGGAGGTATTGCAACACTTCCTCGGGAAATTAATACACTTATCCAAACAACTCTAGCGAAGTATGCTATCGACTATACAAGCGACGCTCTGAGTGAGCCTATTAAGTTTTACCATTTAAATAAGCCTTACGGGTTTTTCTCGAACTTTGCACCATACCCAATCCATCTAAAAGATAGAATATGGCCTACCTCAGAACATTACTTTCAGGCTCAGAAGTTTGTTAATACTCCTCATGAAGAAGAAATTCGACAAGCCAAAACAGCACGAGAAGCGGCCGAGATGGGACGGGATCGTCGCAGACCACTGCGTCGAGATTGGGAAATCATAAAAGATGATGTGATGCGAGAGGCTCTATATGCCAAATTTACACAACATCCTGACTTAACTGAAAAGATACTTTCAACCGGTGATCTAACGCTGATTGAGCATACAAAAAATGATAGATACTGGGGTGATGGTGGAGATGGAACTGGATTGAATATGCTCGGTCAGCTATTAATGGAAACCCGTGAACGAATACGTTACAATTTTTCCAGCGGCCAGTAG
- a CDS encoding prepilin peptidase: METLFHLVTFAFVFAFGASVGSFLNVVIYRLPKGISLVYPPSHCPKCHHRLGKSENIPVLGWLWLGGRCRWCKTPISVRYPAVETFTGLLFCLVLGDFSFSWQTLGHWILLSWLLALALIDFDTMTLPNSLTQSGLVLGIVFQTLLGWQNNQTVIYLFSAIASAVLGVWLFDLTRWGGSFALRQQAMGGGDAKLAAMIGAWLGWQALLVTAFLACAIGAVIGMTGIFLGKMGKRQAIPFGPFLALGALMSVFWSDKIISAYQTIFLPLL; encoded by the coding sequence ATGGAAACCCTCTTTCATCTAGTTACTTTTGCCTTTGTCTTCGCTTTTGGTGCCTCGGTGGGCAGTTTTTTAAACGTGGTCATCTATAGATTACCGAAAGGGATATCTCTAGTTTATCCCCCTTCCCACTGTCCGAAATGTCACCACAGGTTAGGTAAAAGCGAGAATATACCCGTTTTAGGCTGGTTATGGCTAGGGGGTCGCTGTCGCTGGTGCAAAACCCCGATTTCTGTCCGTTATCCAGCGGTCGAAACTTTTACCGGTTTATTATTTTGTCTGGTTTTAGGAGATTTTAGCTTTTCTTGGCAGACCCTCGGCCATTGGATTCTGCTAAGTTGGTTATTAGCTTTAGCTTTGATCGATTTTGACACGATGACGCTTCCTAACTCCCTCACCCAATCGGGATTAGTTTTAGGGATAGTTTTTCAGACTCTCTTGGGTTGGCAAAATAATCAAACTGTTATCTATCTCTTTTCAGCGATCGCTAGTGCGGTTTTAGGAGTCTGGTTATTTGATCTGACGCGGTGGGGGGGAAGTTTTGCCCTCAGACAGCAGGCCATGGGGGGAGGAGACGCGAAATTAGCGGCCATGATCGGTGCTTGGTTAGGATGGCAAGCATTATTAGTCACCGCTTTTCTGGCCTGTGCTATCGGGGCGGTGATCGGTATGACGGGCATTTTTCTCGGTAAAATGGGAAAAAGACAAGCTATACCCTTCGGGCCATTTCTTGCCCTCGGCGCTCTGATGAGTGTCTTTTGGAGTGATAAGATCATCTCAGCCTATCAAACCATTTTTTTGCCTTTGTTGTAA
- the accD gene encoding acetyl-CoA carboxylase, carboxyltransferase subunit beta, whose product MSLFDWFANRQKTEPKVQQQQEREIADGLWTKCPNCGVLAYTKDLLANQLVCLDCGHHNRVESEERIRQLVDANTWTCLDEQIRPTDPLKFRDRKSYSDRLRETQEKTGLTDAVRTGTGTIDGLPVALGVMDFRFMGGSMGSVVGEKLCRLTEHATDERLPLVIICASGGARMQEGMLSLMQMAKISGALNRHREAKLLYIPVLTNPTTGGVTASFAMLGDIIIAEPKATIGFAGKRVIEQTLREKLPEGFQTSEYLLKHGFVDAIIPRPHLKKTLAQLISLHQPFFPLLSPLNSHHHYSQPELIPVKTAQGQTTV is encoded by the coding sequence ATGTCTCTATTTGATTGGTTTGCAAATCGCCAAAAAACAGAACCCAAGGTTCAACAACAACAGGAACGAGAAATAGCCGATGGTTTGTGGACAAAATGCCCAAATTGCGGCGTTTTGGCCTATACGAAGGATTTATTAGCTAATCAATTGGTTTGTCTCGATTGCGGTCATCATAATCGGGTGGAAAGTGAAGAAAGAATTCGCCAGTTAGTGGATGCTAATACTTGGACTTGCCTCGATGAACAGATTCGACCGACGGATCCGCTCAAATTTCGCGATCGGAAAAGTTATAGCGATCGCCTGCGGGAAACCCAAGAAAAAACGGGTCTGACGGATGCTGTCCGAACGGGAACGGGGACAATCGATGGTTTACCCGTAGCTTTAGGGGTGATGGACTTCCGTTTTATGGGGGGTAGCATGGGATCGGTGGTGGGAGAAAAACTCTGTCGTTTGACGGAACACGCTACCGATGAACGTTTACCCCTCGTGATCATCTGCGCTTCCGGTGGGGCGAGAATGCAGGAAGGAATGTTAAGTTTAATGCAGATGGCCAAGATTTCTGGCGCTCTTAACCGGCATCGGGAAGCAAAATTACTCTATATTCCTGTCTTGACTAATCCCACCACGGGGGGAGTCACGGCCAGTTTTGCCATGTTGGGAGATATTATTATCGCTGAACCGAAGGCTACTATCGGTTTTGCTGGTAAACGGGTAATTGAACAGACTTTGCGCGAGAAATTGCCGGAAGGTTTCCAAACATCGGAATATTTGTTAAAACATGGGTTTGTCGATGCGATCATTCCTCGTCCCCATCTCAAGAAAACCCTGGCCCAATTAATTAGTTTACATCAGCCCTTTTTCCCCTTGTTATCCCCCCTCAACAGTCATCATCACTACAGTCAGCCGGAGT